TCCTTCTTTTAAAGGAATAATTTGCGGAACAAAATCATCGTCATGTCCTGGTTTGCTATAGTCATAAGCCCATCTGTGAACTTCTGGTATAGCACCTGGCCAGTTACCATGTACATGTTCTACTGGTGTAGTCCATTCTAGAGTATTAGATCTCCATGGATTTTGAACAGCTTTCTTACCGTAAAATATACTTGAAAAGAAATTGTAGATAAATACGATTTGGAAAATACTACCAATAATAGCAAATAAAGTAATAACAACGTTTACACTAGCTAAATCATCAAACAAAGGAAAGTTAGTGTTTGTATAGTAACGTCTTGGTAAACCAGCCATACCTATAAAATGCATTGGAAAAAATACTCCATAAGCACATACCGCAGTTATCCAAAAGTGTACATATCCTAAATTTTTGTTTAACATACGTCCAAACATTTTAGGGAACCAATGATAAACACCTGCAAAGAAACCGTAAAGTGCAGAAATACCCATCACTAAGTGGAAGTGAGCTACTACAAAGTAAGTATCATGTACGTTAATATCTAATGCACTATCTCCTAAGATAATTCCAGTTAATCCACCTGTTATGAAAGTAGAAACTAACCCAATAGAAAACAACATTGCTGGATTCATTTGAAGATTACCCTTCCATAAAGTGGTTATGTAATTAAATGCTTTTACCGCTGATGGTATAGCAATTAAAAGCGTTGTAAATGTAAATACAGATCCTAAAAATGGATTCATTCCTGAAATAAACATATGGTGACCCCAAACAATTGTAGATAAAAATGCAATTGCTAAAATTGAAGCTACCATTGCACGATAACCAAAAATAGGCTTACGTGAGTTGGTTGCGATAATTTCTGAAGTAATACCTAATGCTGGTAATAATACAATATATACTTCTGGGTGACCTAAGAACCAAAATAGGTGCTCAAATAAAACAGGAGAACCACCTTGGTAATGTAATACTTCACCTTGAATAAATATATCTGATAAGAAGAATGATGTACCAAAACTTCTATCCATTATCAATAATAATGCTGCAGATAGTAATACTGGGAATGAAATAACACCAATTATTGCTGTTACAAAAAATGCCCAAATTGTTAAAGGTAATCTTGTCATAGACATACCCTTAGTACGTAAATTAATAACTGTAACTACATAATTTAAAGAACCTAATAAAGAAGAAGCGATAAATATAGCCATAGAAACTAACCACATTGTCATACCTAATCCAGAACCTCCTTGAGCCATTGGCAGTGCACTTAAAGGTGGGTAAATTGTCCATCCTGCTGCAGCTGGTCCAGCTTCAACAAAGAAAGAACATACCATAATAACACTTGAAGTAAAGAATAACCAATATGAAACCATGTTTAAAAAACCTGATGCCATATCTCTTGCTCCAATTTGCAATGGAATAAGTAAATTACTAAAAGTACCACTAAGTCCTGCTGTAAGTACAAAGAAAACCATTATAGTACCATGGATAGTTACTAATGCAAGATAAATATCCGCACTCATTACACCATCTGGAGCCCATTTACCTAATAAAGCTTTAAATAATGGATTTGATTCTTCAGGCCAAGCAATTTGCATACGCATCATGATTGACATTACTACTGCTATGATTCCCATGATAAGCCCAGTAATAAGATACTGCTTGGCAATCATTTTATGATCTTGACTAAATATATACTTAGTTATGAATGTTTCTTTATGATGATGACCATGATCGTCATGTCCATGTTCTTCTACGTGTGCTGACATAATCTAAAATCTTTAAATTTAATTTCTTGTTATTTAATTTTTTACTAATGAATCTACAAAAAGCTTTTGCTCTTTCATCCACTCATCATACTCCTCTTGTGTTTCCACTATAATTTTCATTTGCATGTTATAGTGAGACGTTCCACAAATCTTGTTACATAATAGTAAATAATCAAACTCATAAGGCTCTAAACCTTCTTTACCCTCAGCAATTAAAGATTGACTCTTCTCTGTTCTGATTTTGTTGATATTAGCTACTTTATCTTGAATTTCTTGCGTTTCACGCATTTCAGCAGTAGTTTTAGAAGGAGTAAAACCAAACTGAGTAATCATACCAGGAACACAGTTCATCTGAGCTCTAAAGTGAGGCATGTAAGCAGAGTGTAATACATCTTGAGAACGCATTTTAAATAAAACAGGTTTTCCTACTACTAAATGTAACTCTTTAACAATTACATCATCTTGAGCATTAGGGTCAGACTCATCCACACCTAATTCATTAGCCCTATTAATATCAATCAATCTAACATTAGCTTTACCTAAAGCATTATCAGGACCAGAATATCTAGCTTTCCAATTAAACTGTTGCGCGTATAATTCAACAATCATAGGGTCTGATTCTTCATCAATATTCATGATACTTGTCCAAGTAAATAATCCTTGAATAATTAAACCTGCCAATACAATTACAGGTATAATAGTCCATATAGCCTCTAATTTATTATTGTCAGCATAAAACAAAGCTTTTTTACCTTTTTCACCTCTGTATTTAAAAGCGAAATAATGAAGCAAAAACTGAGTAATTGTTTGAACAAAGAAGATAACAATCATAGAAATGATCATTAAGCTATCAATACCAGGTCCATGCTCTGAGGCAGAATTAGACATTAAAGGTAAGTCTCCCCATTTAACAAAACATACTATTGTAATAACATAAATGAAGATTAAAAAACCTATCATTAAGTAACCGTTTATACGGTTATCGTTATCATTTGCTACTTGATTATTATCGTTTGTTTTACCTGCTTGCGTCAAATCAAAGATTTTAACCATTTGCCAGATTGCAACGAAAATAAATACTAAAACTAAAATTGATAAGAAAGTCGTCATTGTTATCGTTCTTCTTTATTTTATTTTTTATTAATAATGGAAATGTTCACTCTCTTTGATGAACGGATTTCCTTTAGCGATTAGAGGTTGTTTAGATATTGCATAAAACACAATAAACATAAATAAACCAGCGAACAATAAAATTGCTCCTATTTCAGGCATACCAATAAACCATCTGTCTCCAACCGTAGCTGGCATAATCATGTTGAATATATCAATATAGTGTCCTGCTAAAATTACAACTCCAGCCATAATTACAAACCAAGGAATACGCTTATAGTCACTATTCATTAATAGTAAAAGAGGGAATAGGAAATTCATAGCTATCATTCCGAAGAAAGGAAGGTTATAATCTTCAATTCTAGTTACAAAGTAAGTTACTTCTTCTGGAATGTTTGAGTACCAAATTAACATAAATTGAGAAAACCATAGGTATGTCCAGAAAATACTAAACCCAAACATAAACTTAGCTAAATCATGAATATGACTATCGTTAACTTGTTGTAATAATCCTTTAGATTTTAAGTAGATAGTAATCATTGCCATAACTGTAACAGCACAAACCATCATTCCTGCGAATACATACCATCCAAATAATGTTGAGAACCAGTGAGGATCTACACTCATAATCCAATCCCATGACATCATCGACTCAGTATAAATAAAGAATACTAAAAATGCTGCAGCAATACGAAATGATTTTTTAAAGTTACTTCTATCACCTTCAGGAGCTTGATCTTGCGCTAATGAAAATTTACGAGCAAAAAATCTATATAGAGACCATCCACCAATAAAAACCAAAGCTCTAATAACAAAACCTGTTGTATTTAACCAAGCTGACTTACCAGCTACTAATTTATCAAACTTATCGCTCTCTGGATTCACCATTTCCGGATCCATCCAAATAAATATATGATCACCAGCCCAAACAGCTATAGCAACAACAATTAATGCTCCAGGTAATACATAGTAAGTAATACCTTCCATTACTCTAAATAATAAAGGAGACCAACCTGCTTGTGCAGCAAACTGAATTGCATAAAATGCTAGAGCACCTAAAGCAATCATCATAAAGAAAAATGCAGCAACATAAAGCGCTGAATAAGGTCTATTATGAATTTGATGCATTACATGTTCTGCATGCTCATCTCCATGATGTGCATCTGCTTCAGCATGCGAAGCCTCTTCACCATGAGCATCTGTATTAACGTGAGCCTCAACTTCATGAGTATCAGTAATGGTTGCATGGCTATCACCATGAGAACCATGACTTGCTTCTTCTGCTAGCATCGTTTTAACGTTATCTAAAGTAACGTGATGAGACGAGTAATAACCTGTTCCCCATAATCCCGCTCCTACAATGATTAGGATTAGTGAAACTAATTTTAGTCTATTTGAAAGTGTGTACATATCTATATATAAACTTTATCTAAATCTTATTTTTCTAAGTCTGCCTTTAATTTCTCAACATAGGCAACAACTTGCCAACGTTCTTCCTCGCTTAAAAAGTTAGCGTAAGATCCCATTGAGTTTTTACCATAATACATTACATGATAAATACTACCTGTATTAATAGCTCTACCTACATCGTCATAACTTGGTACTCCAAGAATTTTCTCTCTTTTAACCAAATTACCTTTACCGTCACCTTTGTTACCATGACATATACCACAATAAATGTTGTATAATTCTTTAGCTCTTGGCTCATCAAATTGAGTAGAATCTAAAGGCGATTTAAGTTCAGCTTTAGCTAAATCATAACCAGCAATGTCATTTGTATACTCAAAAGGTGTATAACCTCTAGGTATAGTACCATCTACAGGTAATTGGGCTTCAACTCCGTTTGCAAAAGCATCTGACTCTTGGTAAGCATCGTACGCCACAGACTCATACATGTTTGGCATGTATTGATAATTTGGACGAGAACTCTTATTACAAGAAGTAAACGAGATTGCAATTAAGGCTATTATTGATATTTTAATTAAATGTTTCATTCTATCTAATTAATGTGCTTTATCTACTACGTTAATTTCAACTGCTCCTGTTTGTGATAATAGACTTTGCAATTCAACTTCATTGTTATGAATCGGAAGTTCCATTAAGAAATGGTCATCAGTTGTTCTAGGATCTGGATTTTCAGCTTTTTTAAAAGGCCACATTTTACTTCTTAAATAAAACGTTATAACCATTAAATGGGCTGCAAAAAACACTGTAAGCTCAAACATAATTGGTACAAAAGCTGGCATGTTTTCTAGGTAACTAAAACTAGGTTTTCCACCAATATCTTGAGGCCAATCTTCAATCATAATGAAATTCATCATTAAAACTGCTACTGTTAAACCAACACAACCGTACAAAAATGCACATATAGCTAAACGTGTTGGTGCTAATCCCATCGCCTTATCAAGTCCATGGACAGGAAAAGGTGTATATATTTCTTCGATTTGATGTTTTGCAGCTTTAACTTTTTTAACTGCATTCATTAACACATCGTCATCGTTATAAATAGCGTGAATTACTTTTGAAGCTTCCATATGCTACTTTAAGTTTTTTGATTCGTTATTATTAACCTCAGAAGTTCTGGCATCTGATCCAGTACCTACTAAGCTATCTCCTCTTTCTCTGATGTTTTTGTAACGTTGCCCAGAAGATTTCAATATAGTTTTAACTTCTGCTTGAGCTATTACTGGGAATGTTCTAGAATACAATAAGAAAAGTACGAAGAAGAAACCAATTGTTCCAATAAAAATTCCAATATCGACAAATGTTGGTGAGAACATCGTCCAAGAAGAAGGTAAATAATCCCTGTGTAAAGATGTTACGATAATTACAAAACGTTCAAACCACATACCTATGTTTACTACAATCGAGATAAAGAAAGAAAACATGATACTTGTACGTAGTTTTTTAAACCACATAAACTG
The genomic region above belongs to Olleya sp. Hel_I_94 and contains:
- a CDS encoding cbb3-type cytochrome c oxidase subunit I, translated to MSAHVEEHGHDDHGHHHKETFITKYIFSQDHKMIAKQYLITGLIMGIIAVVMSIMMRMQIAWPEESNPLFKALLGKWAPDGVMSADIYLALVTIHGTIMVFFVLTAGLSGTFSNLLIPLQIGARDMASGFLNMVSYWLFFTSSVIMVCSFFVEAGPAAAGWTIYPPLSALPMAQGGSGLGMTMWLVSMAIFIASSLLGSLNYVVTVINLRTKGMSMTRLPLTIWAFFVTAIIGVISFPVLLSAALLLIMDRSFGTSFFLSDIFIQGEVLHYQGGSPVLFEHLFWFLGHPEVYIVLLPALGITSEIIATNSRKPIFGYRAMVASILAIAFLSTIVWGHHMFISGMNPFLGSVFTFTTLLIAIPSAVKAFNYITTLWKGNLQMNPAMLFSIGLVSTFITGGLTGIILGDSALDINVHDTYFVVAHFHLVMGISALYGFFAGVYHWFPKMFGRMLNKNLGYVHFWITAVCAYGVFFPMHFIGMAGLPRRYYTNTNFPLFDDLASVNVVITLFAIIGSIFQIVFIYNFFSSIFYGKKAVQNPWRSNTLEWTTPVEHVHGNWPGAIPEVHRWAYDYSKPGHDDDFVPQIIPLKEGEEELQH
- a CDS encoding DUF3341 domain-containing protein, which gives rise to MEASKVIHAIYNDDDVLMNAVKKVKAAKHQIEEIYTPFPVHGLDKAMGLAPTRLAICAFLYGCVGLTVAVLMMNFIMIEDWPQDIGGKPSFSYLENMPAFVPIMFELTVFFAAHLMVITFYLRSKMWPFKKAENPDPRTTDDHFLMELPIHNNEVELQSLLSQTGAVEINVVDKAH
- a CDS encoding cytochrome c oxidase subunit II — encoded protein: MTTFLSILVLVFIFVAIWQMVKIFDLTQAGKTNDNNQVANDNDNRINGYLMIGFLIFIYVITIVCFVKWGDLPLMSNSASEHGPGIDSLMIISMIVIFFVQTITQFLLHYFAFKYRGEKGKKALFYADNNKLEAIWTIIPVIVLAGLIIQGLFTWTSIMNIDEESDPMIVELYAQQFNWKARYSGPDNALGKANVRLIDINRANELGVDESDPNAQDDVIVKELHLVVGKPVLFKMRSQDVLHSAYMPHFRAQMNCVPGMITQFGFTPSKTTAEMRETQEIQDKVANINKIRTEKSQSLIAEGKEGLEPYEFDYLLLCNKICGTSHYNMQMKIIVETQEEYDEWMKEQKLFVDSLVKN
- a CDS encoding c-type cytochrome, producing the protein MKHLIKISIIALIAISFTSCNKSSRPNYQYMPNMYESVAYDAYQESDAFANGVEAQLPVDGTIPRGYTPFEYTNDIAGYDLAKAELKSPLDSTQFDEPRAKELYNIYCGICHGNKGDGKGNLVKREKILGVPSYDDVGRAINTGSIYHVMYYGKNSMGSYANFLSEEERWQVVAYVEKLKADLEK
- a CDS encoding quinol:cytochrome C oxidoreductase, translating into MYTLSNRLKLVSLILIIVGAGLWGTGYYSSHHVTLDNVKTMLAEEASHGSHGDSHATITDTHEVEAHVNTDAHGEEASHAEADAHHGDEHAEHVMHQIHNRPYSALYVAAFFFMMIALGALAFYAIQFAAQAGWSPLLFRVMEGITYYVLPGALIVVAIAVWAGDHIFIWMDPEMVNPESDKFDKLVAGKSAWLNTTGFVIRALVFIGGWSLYRFFARKFSLAQDQAPEGDRSNFKKSFRIAAAFLVFFIYTESMMSWDWIMSVDPHWFSTLFGWYVFAGMMVCAVTVMAMITIYLKSKGLLQQVNDSHIHDLAKFMFGFSIFWTYLWFSQFMLIWYSNIPEEVTYFVTRIEDYNLPFFGMIAMNFLFPLLLLMNSDYKRIPWFVIMAGVVILAGHYIDIFNMIMPATVGDRWFIGMPEIGAILLFAGLFMFIVFYAISKQPLIAKGNPFIKESEHFHY